CCGCTCGTCGCAGAGACACGCGGCCGCGTAGGATCTGGCCGGCCAGCGCGCCGACGTCCATGCTTCGGATGCGCTGCTTCAGTCGGCTTCGCTCGGTGCTGCTCAGCGCTGCGTTGGTTAGGTCAGAGGTTTTTTTAGTAGCGAGCAGATCCAGAGCCGCCATCTGCACAGTGTCTGTCCAGTTACGGCCCCGGTGCGCTGTGCGTTCGAGAGCCTGAATCTGCCGCTGAGAGAATGCGTGTGAGCTGCCGTACTTGGTGGCCACAATGCGTCCGGTCACGACTGCACGCCTCACCTGTCGGGGGGTGACTCCCAGCTCTGTCGCGGCCTGAGACGTGGAGAGATGCATACAGATATAGTCCCATTACGGACTATATGTGTCAATGTCAAAGCGCTGATTGAGCTGATGTCAGACCTCGGGCCCAGCATGGGATCAATCCAAGAGCGCCTGCTAAGCCAATGAAAGCCAAGCACTGCCATCTGGATGAAGCTCGCGGGTGTGACAGTCATCGGTCACTGCTGAGGAGTTCTTTGACCCGCTGGCTTTCTCGCGGCCCCGCGTGGTCGGCGAGGTCAGCGAGGACCAGACCCAGTGGCGCTCGCCCATCGGCGTCAGCTTCGACGTGCGCCAAGTGGAGCCAGACGTTTGCGTTCTTCGCACTCTTCGCGTTCTTTACTTCCACCAGCAAGTATTCGCGTATCAACTCTTGGGCGACTTCGGGGTCAACGTACGCTTCGACCTCATGCTCGCTACTGAGGCCCGCCCGGTCGTCGCTGATCCCTGAAAGAACGACACGTTCGTCGCCGCGGAGATCTGCGAGATCGGCAGCGTTGGCGTGCACCACAAGGACTGGTGCGCGAGCTCGAAGCCAGCTGGCAAGGAGCGGTGCCGGCTCAGGGTGCTCTGCCAGGGAAGCGCACTTACGGTCCAGAAGCCAGCGGGCCTTCGCTTCCATCTTCGCGGGCTCGATCCCCGACAGCAGAGCGATGAGCGACCATGAGTTGGTCATGCTCAGCGGGCGAGACAGCGGAGCCTGGCGACCGAGTTCTGCTTCGTCGATGACCCAGCTCGAGCCGATCTTGTCGGCGTGGATTCTTCCCGTGCGAATGAGCTGGTGCACGCGCCCGACGGAGATGGCCTGGCGGGCAGCATACTCTTTGACACTCAACATGTCACAAGGGTACAACCGCTAGTACCCTTGTGACAAGTGGGCCGCGGAATGGCGGACACAGCGCAGTGGGCGTGACGCAGAAGATGCGCAACATACGGCAGACAGCACCGATGGGTTGAAACGCTCCGATCTGGAGGATTGCGAGGGCATGGGCAGTGACGGGCCAGGGCCGAGAACTCATCAGTTGCGCAGTGCGTATCGCGCGCGTTGCTGTCGAAAGGGGGCGTAGCAACACCTTTTTGGAGAGCTGTAGTTGGGGTCGTCTCAGCTCCGCCCCGATCGCCAAGCGGACCGGAGGTAGGGTGCTCTTCCGGGGTTGGATGTGCGGGTTTAGTGCAGCTTGGAGCGCTTGACTGCGGTGCCCTGCGAACGGTTAAGAAACCGTGCGGTTGGTTTTCCTGCTAACCTCAGCTCGGGAATCGCTGGCAAGGTTCGCTCCGGGACTCCCGGGATGCGAACGGGGGTCGACGGCCCTTTCATTTACGAAAGGTAAAAGATTTCATGATGTTCACTAAGAAGCGATTTGGGGCCGGTGTCGGTCTGGGTCTGGGCTTGGCTATCTCAGTCGGTGTTGGTAGTTGGGGAGCCGTTCCGGCGTTCGCTACTACGACCGATGAAACGCTGAACTCGGTATCTGCCGCGACACCAGAGACAATCGCCAACGCGGCAGTAGTGCCAACGGCTGTGGCGAGCGAGAACGCGATTCATTCCACCGTAGGGAGGGTGGACGTGACCATCCCCGTTGACCCGGCCGCCGGGATCACACTCGACGCTGACGGGCGATCGGTCTCTATTGGGTTGCCTTTTACGCCGGACGCAAGCTCGGCGAAAGTTGAGCAGGAAGGTGTCGTGTCGTATGACAACAACAATGGTTCGACCACCGTCCCGGTTGTTCAGACAGATGGCAGCGTGCAAATCAACACTGTCATCGACAATGCCGCCGCACCAACAAGGTACGAGTACCCGATCACGCTACCCGCGTTTGCGAACCTTACGGCTGTCCCTGACGGCTCCGTCAACATAACGGATGCTGCCGGTGCTGCGTTCGCCAGTATCGCCGCGCCGTGGGCCAAAGGCTCTAACGGGTCCAAAGTGGCCACACGTTACGAGATCAGCGGCACTTCGCTCATACAGATCGTGGAGCACAACGTTCGCGGCACGGTTTACCCGGTCGTAGCTGACCCAACAGTGAGCTATCTCTGGTGGGGCGTAGCCTACAAACTCAGTAATTCTGAGACAAGAGATCTCGCAGCCAATTTCGGTCCCGCCTATTTCATAAACGCAGTTTGTGGTTTCACCGGTCCTGCTGCGCCAATTTGTGCTCTAGCGGTGAACATCCGACTGTGGACGTGGCAGAAGCCAGTAAACGATGCTGCTAGGCAAGGGCGGTGCGCTCAACTCAACTATCCCTACGGATCAGGGCCCGCACTATGGAACATGACAAACGAACGCTGCTAGCCATGGGCGTTACGCTCAACTTGCTTATCTCTACGGACCGGAGCCCGCACTATGAAACATGACAAACGATCTCTGCTGGTACAGCTTCTGATTGCAGTGGCCGGCAGCGTCATAACGTTGTTCTTCCTCCTACTTGGAGGAACGGAAGGCCCGCTTGTTTGGGTCATTCCACTTACCATCTTCGTATCGTGGTCAGTGATTGGAATCATTAGATCCCGACGCTCACCGTCTTCGCCATCAAGTCGCCGTAATTCTCCTTAACAGGGAGCAAAACGGTACAGCTCGCCTCCCACGTATGGGAGGCGAGCTGTACCGTTTTGCTCTCATCGATGTGGTACCAGCAGGTGTGCGAGATGGCGCAGTAGTGCAGCCTGCATCACCGCGCCAGGATGGGATCGCGCCTAGACCTGGTGTCGGTCTATCCACTCCGCGAAGTAGCGTGGCCAGTCTTCGTACTCCATGGCCTCTACAAGTTGTTCGATGAATGCGCGGAGCTGAGGAGGCGCTTGCCGTCTGGCGTGTCATTACTGGTGCTGGACTGTCGACGAGAGTGCCGTCGACATTACCGTCGGGAGTTCACCGATCAGGACCTCGCTGTCGTGAAGCCACAGATCGACAAGCGCGTCGGGCTCGTGCTGGCTGCGTCCTGCGGATTCCACGAGGCCACCCACGGTGATCTGGATCACCTGTGCCGGGTTACCCGTCCAGAGCTCCACGCGTCGCCCCAACTCGTCGACGAAGTCCTCGCGGAGACTCGCGGGTATTTCGTCCGGATACACGACCAGCAGGTCGACGTCGGAGTCGGCTGTGGCTTCACCTCGTTCGACCGACCCATACAGCACGACAGCGGTTCCGTTCGGGGCGCTCTCGTTGGCAAGATCACGGATGCGCTGGCGGAACTCAGTCAATGAGTTGATCGCAGTCTCCACGGTCGACCAGAGCAGGTGCTCCCGATTCACACGGTAGAGCGTCTCGGCCTGTCGGGATGCTGCCAGCACGAGCCCGACCCGAGTCAAACGTTCCAAGGCTCCCCGCACGCCTCTGATGCTCACCGTTCCGCCGAGGAGACGTTCGATCTGGCGGCCGTTTACCGACGCCGACCCGCGCGCGAGGGCAGTCAGGACTGCGCCCTCAGTACGACCGAAGACAGTGACAAGTGGCATCCCGAGATTCATTGATTCCTCCAAGTAGGCTGTGAACCTGATACCCATAGGTTACACGTGATACCTAAATGGCTCAAGTGTTCAGGTAACTCTCGGATAGATGCTTGGACATCGAAGTGCCGTTCTGCACCGCTTCCTGTTACCCAGTGGCACACTGCGCCCGCTCTCTGTCTTTGACATGCTGGTGTCTCTGACATGCTGGTCAGGATCAGGAGGCACGCCATGACCATCAACGAAATTCAGCAACGTCAGAGCGATAGCCGGCCCAGCCCGAAAGCTCAGGCCGTAGCCGCGCGCGTACGAGTGAACGCAGACCGCCGGGCCGGCGTAGCGACGCCAAAGTGGATCGTCAAGCTTTCTCAGACACCCGCCGCGAAGTAGTTTTTCTCGCCATTTTGGCCCAATGACTCAGTGAGCGATCGCCGCGACTACTTGAGCTGCGCGAATCGGTGTGCGTTCGACGAGCCGCGCGATGATGTCGGTCTGGAGGTGCGACGGCAACGAAGATGCGGCGTCCGCGATCAGTTGCGGCAGTGAATCCGAGACCGCACTCGCCCAGTCGGTGACGAGCGCGCGGCTGAGGCCGGCTTCTCGGGCGACGGCACCCCACTCGAACCATGATTGCTTGCCCGCGGGATAGTCAGCTGCGATTCGCATCGAGAGGTTCGTATTCCGGAATGCGGCGCCGGTCCTACCGCGATCGTCGTCCACCCGGCCGGCGTACGGGATGAAGCTGCTCACGTCGTAGAGCGGCGTCAGTGCGGCGCCGTCGGGGCGGATGAAGACTGAATAGTTCTTGGCGTGAGCATCGGTGTTCAGTACCATCCAAGAGAACATGAGAGCTTGAACGAATGTCAGCTTTGAGGACTCTTTGTGCTCGTCAGGAACGTGAGTATCGAGAAGGCGCAGCACGCCCCTGTAGGAAGGGCCTCCGCGGCTCTCATACTTCTGTAGTCGGGTGACGCCGGCTGCTTGGGCGAGGTCCTCCTGGTGGACGCGGACGATGGAAGCGCCTGAACCAGCACCGGCATCTACAGCCAATCGGTCGAAGCGTTCCACAACGAGGGTGTGCTCGTCGTCGAACATACCAATGTCCACGACCGCCGTGTTGATCCCGATGATGCGAGCAACGGTCATGGCGACGAATTCGACAAGCTCGCCGTCCTTCTGGCCACGCACCCTCGGCTTGAAGATGTGCGTGGTCGGGTAACTACCGGTCGGCTCGTACCAGCCGTTACCGGCGTTGCCGAGCGAGAACTTCCCCTGGGCGCCGCCGAGGGAAAAGTAGCCTGTGTCCCGGTCGGAATCCAGCCAGCTGGTGTCATCGTCTCTGATCGCGCGGATTCGCGCTGCAATCTCGGCATTGCTGATCGGGTTGCTGGCGCTGTTGCTTCGCTGATTCGGGTCAGTGCCCGGTTCGGCAAACTGGATGGCTCCGGCCACGTCGGTGCCGTAGGCGCGTAGGAGTTCGAACGGCTCAGCAGTGGCCAGCCCTGCTTGGATTGCCCACCGCTCGCGTAC
This sequence is a window from Cryobacterium sp. CG_9.6. Protein-coding genes within it:
- a CDS encoding helix-turn-helix domain-containing protein, with the translated sequence MLSVKEYAARQAISVGRVHQLIRTGRIHADKIGSSWVIDEAELGRQAPLSRPLSMTNSWSLIALLSGIEPAKMEAKARWLLDRKCASLAEHPEPAPLLASWLRARAPVLVVHANAADLADLRGDERVVLSGISDDRAGLSSEHEVEAYVDPEVAQELIREYLLVEVKNAKSAKNANVWLHLAHVEADADGRAPLGLVLADLADHAGPRESQRVKELLSSDR
- a CDS encoding nucleotidyltransferase domain-containing protein, which encodes MPLVTVFGRTEGAVLTALARGSASVNGRQIERLLGGTVSIRGVRGALERLTRVGLVLAASRQAETLYRVNREHLLWSTVETAINSLTEFRQRIRDLANESAPNGTAVVLYGSVERGEATADSDVDLLVVYPDEIPASLREDFVDELGRRVELWTGNPAQVIQITVGGLVESAGRSQHEPDALVDLWLHDSEVLIGELPTVMSTALSSTVQHQ
- a CDS encoding HipA domain-containing protein — encoded protein: MLSLDVFLYGAHVAELELLAPLQYRLTYRAQWLDDPNQMPVSLSLPVGPAPITGSKLTSFLDNLLPDNADVRERWAIQAGLATAEPFELLRAYGTDVAGAIQFAEPGTDPNQRSNSASNPISNAEIAARIRAIRDDDTSWLDSDRDTGYFSLGGAQGKFSLGNAGNGWYEPTGSYPTTHIFKPRVRGQKDGELVEFVAMTVARIIGINTAVVDIGMFDDEHTLVVERFDRLAVDAGAGSGASIVRVHQEDLAQAAGVTRLQKYESRGGPSYRGVLRLLDTHVPDEHKESSKLTFVQALMFSWMVLNTDAHAKNYSVFIRPDGAALTPLYDVSSFIPYAGRVDDDRGRTGAAFRNTNLSMRIAADYPAGKQSWFEWGAVAREAGLSRALVTDWASAVSDSLPQLIADAASSLPSHLQTDIIARLVERTPIRAAQVVAAIAH